TGCTTGGCGTCGTCCTTCGTACCAAACATGCAGTTGTCGACTTGATAGCCGAAACTTGCAAACAGCCCCATCACGCGGAAGTAGTGGATCGTGGGGAAGAAGTCCTTGAGGTCGAATTTTACGATCAGTTCCGCGCCGACGTGGGGCGTGGCATTGCTCACGGTGGAGCGCCCGTTAACGAAGCCGTGCGCGGCCGGGTGCGGCGGAACCTTACTCAGAATGTGCTTCAAAATCTGCTTCTGCACCCACTTCAACTGTTTCTTGGGAGCACAAATCTTTCGTTCGGAGCCGTCGCGTTTGGGGATCGTGTGTGTGGTGTACGGGCCGTTCTTGTGATCGCTCGCGAGCAGGAAGAACCCGAGCTGGTTCGGCGACTTGATGTTCAGTAGCTTTCGCACGTCCTTGAGTTTGCCGAGGATCGGAACCCCGCTCCGTTCCTGGGTGCGCGTGCCGGGCTTGTGCCGGGTGATCTTCAACCCCTCGCTCGGGAGGAGCCACCCCGTCGGGTTCCAGTCACCGTCCTTTTGTGCGGGGATCGCGACCTCTTCGATTTTCGCTTTGCGCACGGCGCGGGCCACGACCCGGCGCACTTCCATGTCCGGGTCTTTTGCGAAGCGCCGCAGGACGCGGGAACAGGCGCGCTCGGGAAAGTGGTCGCGGGCGTAGCGGATGAGTTCCAGTCGCGCCTTCTTTTCGGTGGCACTGAGGAGCGCTTCGAGGTGCTCCCAGATCAACACGTTCGCGCGGTTCACGGCCGGCTCGTAGCTCGCGAGCGCCCGAACGTGATCGAGTGCGTCGTGGAGTTTCTTGAACGCTTCGGGTAACGTGGCGCAGTATTGCTCGACGGTAGCGATCAGGCCGGCGTCGGTGTCCGCGTTCGCGGGTAGCGGCAAGAGCAGCCACGCCGGGGCGGATCGTGGAGCGGACATTGCAAATCCTCTTCGTACCCTCGATAAGTGCATAGAAGGTAGCCCACTCCCCGCAATATCACAAGCACCGATGCGCGTTCCGAACGACCACCCCCTGGCCCGCACCTACGTCCTCCTCGACCCGGATCTGAATACCGGCGCCGCCGAATCGTTTCGCGGCACGGTGGAGGTGGCCGAACGGGAAGGGCTTGTCGAACTACTGCTGAACCGCGAAACGAGCGCGAGCGCCGCGAGCGCCGCGATTCGTAGCCTCGAACACGACGAATCGCCACTCACGCGCAATGCGCTCGCACGCGCATTGCGTAGCCCACATCCGAGTATCCGCATCCTGGCGACGGGTGAGATGGTTCGGCGGAAGATGGTACCGGGCACAGCCACGGATCTGTTTCAGTTGCTCACGACGGACCCGTTTTGGCAAGTGCGCCGGGCCGCCGTCAACGCGCTTGCGGAGGGCGCACCGCGCGAGCTACTGGCCCCGGCGTCAAACGACCCACACTGGCGGGTTCGCTACGCACTCGGGCAGTGGCTCGAAGAATGGGGGCGCGATCTCACCGCGCGCGACAACGTGTTGGAGCTGCTACTTACGCCAGCTCCACACTCCGCCCGGCTCCGCGATTACCTGTTCTACCGCTGGACCGGGAACGCGCCCGCGGAGCGAACCGCGAACGACCCGCAATCGTGGTGCCCGTTCTGGGACTGGGACCCCGCGGTGCTGGCACGCAACCTGGAACTACTCGGCCGCAGTGGTCGGCGCGAGGCACTCAACGTCCTCGTGCGCCTCATAAATCACCCCGACGAGCGCGTGCGTGCGTGGGTGATTCTCGCGCTCCGTGAGGATGGTACCCCCGAGCAGTGGGAGGGCGCGATCGGCTTGCTCGGCGACCCGCGTGAGGATACCGCCCCCGTACTCGAAGCGCTCACGCGCGGGATCGAACTCGATCGTATCGAGGAGGTCGCGAAATTCATTCTTTGCCGCCCACCAACATTACCTCCCCTACTCGAAACGCTTCCGGGTTACTCCTCAATCACGGCAAAGTCGTGGGCCGCCGCGCAAGCCGGCGAAGCGTTCCCAGTGGAGGACGTTCGAGCCGAGTTGGAGCGCCTAAAACCCGATCTCCCCGACTCGAACACCATCGCTCCCTCACTGTTCGCGCCCGATCACCCGCACGCGCGGGCCGCAGCACTAACGTCTGACCGCGCGAAGGAATTGGTCGAGAATCCCACCCGCGAAACGTCCTGGTTCGTGCTGTCGCGTGCCGCGAAGATGTGTCGCGTACCGGTGTGGAAACTCGCGCCCGAAACGCCGTGGAAGCTTCCCGCAACACCGCGTGCGCCAGCGGAACCGCTTGAACTTCCACGAATCGCACTCGTGCGACCGCGACAAATCGGACCCGATGGGCCGATCGTGTCGCCGCTCGGGGTGTCGGGGCATTACGGCTTGCCGGTGGAGGGTTACGTGCGGGCGGCGGAGCGAGGGGTGAACCTGTTCTTCTGGGAGCCGAACTACGCAACGCTCACGCGGTTCGTGACGCGGCTCTCGCCGAGTGACCGACGCGAGGTTCACATGTTGGTGGGCACCTTCGAGGCGGACCCGGCGAAGATCCGCAAGGACGTGGAGCGTGCCCTGCGCAACATGAAATTGGAGCGCCTGAGTATCTTCCTGATCTTCTGGACTCAGTCGTGGCAGCGCATCACGCCGGACGTGCGCGAAGAACTTGAATCGCTCAAACGGGACGGCTTGGTACAAATGTTCGGGCTCTCGACGCACAACCGGGGCATCGCCCGCGACGCGATCATTGAGGGCTGGAACCCGGTGATGGTGCGCCACAGTGCCGCCCACCGCAAAGCGGAAACCGAAGTGCTCCCGTTCGCGCGCGAACGCGGGACGTCGATCTTCACCTTCAACAACACGTGTTACGGACGGCTACTCGACCCGTCGTTCCGGCCGAGCGATTGCTTCCGGTACACGCTGAACACACCCGGCGTGTCGGCGTGCTTTACTGCACCATCGACGCTGGAGTATTTGGAAGAAAACCTCGATGCACTCCAGAACCCGGAACTGCCCGACGACGTGCGGGACAGGCTCCTCAAGCGCGGCGAGTGGATGTACCGCGAAGATACCGTCTTCCGCAAAACGGTGCGGGCCGAGGTGTGAGGCAGCAGAAAACAGAAGCCGCCGCAGATAAACGCAGATCACACGGATCAAAGGCGGAAGACAGATTGGCCACAAAAACGCACAAAGGGCACAAAAGAGGACAGAGGACAGAGGACAGAAGACAGAAGACAGATCGCGTTATTTTGTAGCCCCGGATGGGGCGACCGATCGTAGCCAGGGGTTGCGCTGCGCTTCACCCCTGGCGGGCTCGCACCAACCCGAACGAGCGAACCAACGCGAAAAGAACCAGCCCCGTAGGGGCGGCAGCACCAACTAGAGGCGCTGTCGCCCCTACGGGGCTGGTTCTTTTTTGTGCCCGGTTCCAGGGGTTGCGCTCGCGTTGCTCGCTCCACCCCTGGCTACAATCGGTCGCCCCATCCGGGGCTACAAAACTCAGGCGCCCGGTTCTCTGTCTTCTGCCTTCTGATCTCTGCCTTCTGATCTCTGTCCTCTGTCCTCTGTCCTCTGTCCTCTGTCCTCTGTCCTCTGTCCTCTGTCCTCTGTCCTCTGTCCTCTTCATCGCAGCGCTTACAACTGGACGTGCGGCAGCGCGGGGGCGGCCGGTTTATTCGCCACGTCCGCGACGGTCCTTGCGAGCGCCAGGTACGCCTTCGCGACGGCCGAATCCGGGTACTTCCGCACGATCGGTTCGCCGTGATCGCCGCACTGCGCGACGCGCGGGTCGATCGGGAGTTCGCCCAGGAACGGGACGCCGCTTTCCTCCGCGAGCTTCGATCCGCCGCCCACGCCGAAGATCGGGGTCTTGTTCCCGGCCGCGTCCTCGAAGTAGCTCATGTTCTCGACGATGCCGAGGATCGGCACGCGCACCTCGCCGAACATTTTCACGCCCTTGCGCGCGTCGATGAGGCTCACCTCACCCGGTGTCGTGACCACCACCGCGCCCGTCAGTGGGGCACTTTGGCTGAGCGTCAGTTGCGCGTCACCGGTGCCCGGCGGCAGGTCGATGATGAGGTAGTCGAGTTGGCCCCAATCGATCTGCGTGAGGAACGATTGCACCGCTTGCGCGACCTTCGGGCCGCGCCAGATCACGGCCTGGTTCACGTCGACGAGGAACCCCATGCTCATCAACCGGATGCCGTACCTCTCGATCGGGAACGCGGTCGTTTTCGGATCGACCATTCCGAGGCCGAACATGATCGGCACCGACGGGCCGTAGATGTCCGCGTCCATCAGCCCGACCGCTTTGCCGGACATGTGCAGCGCCATCGCGAGGTTCGCCGCGACGGTGGACTTGCCCACGCCGCCCTTACCGCTCGCGACCGCGATGACTTGCTTCACACCGGGCAACGAGACTTTCGGGGGCATCTGCGGGTTCATGAATTATCTCCGGGCGAACGGTCGGCACGGGTCGGTGTTCCGCAATTCGCGGGTGTTCTCCGACCAACTTACGCCGAGCGTTCGCTCAATTCGCGAAGTAAGGTGAGCGGGTAAATGCCCGTATCGTGGCCGTCGTTCCACTTGATCTGGTAGGCATAGTGGCCGACGGGCGTCATCGCGACGGGGACCGGTGCGCCGGCCGCGACCTCTTGCGGCGACAGGATGCGGAACGGGTCGACCGGCTTCCCGCGCTCCTCGTTGCACGTGGCGCACGGGCACTTCGCGCGGAGCGTCTTCCACGACGCGGTCGTCGTTGCGCCGTCGCTCCATTCGATCTTCAGCCCGTCGCCCTCGCGCTTGAGGGAGAGCGGGCGGAGTTCGTCGGCCATATGCGTGCTCCACTGCGAAGTAACGCACTTGATTATAGTGGGCCGAACGAAGCGGCCCACCCGCGCCGCGTGCGGGGAGGCACCCGCAACGGGTCACGATCCGGGGAATCGTGTTTTCCGCGCGCAGAACCGGGCGCCGGCCGGCAACTATATCGAGGGCGACGCGAGAGGGAGGCGCTGTGGACCACGGCTTACATTCGATCATCCAGCGCACGGTCGGGGACGTGCGCCCCGACGCCGAGTTGCTGGCGCTGATCCGGGACGATCAAACTGCGACTGCCGAACTGCTCTCGCGGCACGGGCCGCTGGTGTGGGGCGTGTGTCGGCACCTGCTCGGAGAGGCCGACGCCGAGGACGCATTTCAAGCGACGTTTCTGGTTCTCCTCCGCTCCTCCGTCCGTGACGGGACGGTTTTGGCTTCGTGGCTTCACGGCGTGGCCCTGCGGGTTTCGCTCGCCGCGCGCCGGGCCGCCGGGCGCCGACGGACTCACGAGCGGGACGCGGCCGCGCCCGAGCCGGCTGCGCCGTCACTGCCAGACGATTGGGAGAACACGATGGCGGCCGTCCACCGGGAGGTGGCCGCCCTACCCGAAGCCGATCGCACGGCGTTTATTTTGTGCGTGTTGGAAGGATTAACCCAGGCCGAAACCGCGCGCCGGCTCGGGTCCACACCGGGCGCGGTCGCCGGGCACGTTGCTCGCGCGAAGAAGCGGTTGGTCGCCCGGCTCACCGAGCGCGGCGTCGTGCCCGGACTGGCCGCGCTGGGGATCGCTTCAGTCGCGGGTGCCGTTCCACCGGGTGTGGTGGGGCACGTGTTGAATCTCACGCGGGCCAATGCGTCGCCCGCCGTTCTGTGGCTCGCGAAAGGAGCAACGGACATGACCGCATTGAGTACCAAGTTGATTCTCGCTGTCGTCGCGGTGACGGTTGGGCTGATTGCCAGCGTTGTGGCAGCCGGGTTCGGCCCTCCGCCCGCGGTGCCTGCAACACCCGCGCCTGCTGGTGCGAAGCCGCCCGAACCAGCCGAAGGAGAACCGAAGCCGGCACAGGTGCTGGCGGGCCACACGGACCGCGTGACATCGGTCGCATTCTCTCCCGATGGTCGGTGGATCGCCACCGCTGCGTGGGACGGCACGGCACGCCTCTGGGACGCGACGACGGGGAAGGAAACGCGCAAATTGGAGTTCCCCGCCACGAAGGGTAACAACGAGTTCGGCCACATTGCCTTTTCGCCAGACGGCACGCTTATTGTGACTTCGGTGCGGGAATCACAAGACAAGTGGGTCGTGGTGGTCTGGGATCAGCGCACCGGCGAAAAAGTACGATCGCTCCCGGCCGAAACCGGCAGCGTCGCGATTTCACCGGACGGAAAACTGATCGCGTGCGGGGGCTATCAACACGTCGGGTTCTACGAGACCGCTACCGGCAAGTTGGTCCGCGAAATTCACGGCGGCGAGAAGCAATTGCGTATCGAATCGCTCACGTTCGCGCCCGACGGCAAGACGCTCCTCTCCACCGGGCACCCGCCCACCCCTCAGCGGGGAGACGGAATTACACGGCTCACCATCATGCCGGACGTCGTCCGCGTTTGGGACGTGGCGACCGGGAAGGAGCACCCGTCCCCTATGAACGGGCAGGTGGTGGGGCGCCTCGGTCAGCACGTGGCTCTGTCGACCGACGGGCGTACTCTCGTTCATTCGAGTGACAAGAATATTATCTTGCGGGACACCGCGACGGGGCGGGATCGCGCCAAACTGACCGGGCACAAGGACGCGATCTGTGATTTTGCCTTCTCGCCCGATGGTCGGACACTCGCAACGGGAAGCATGGACGGCACCGTGCGCCTCTGGGATCTGCCCTCGGGCAAGGAACTCGGCCGTTTCGGTCAGGAGGTCGATCCGACCAAAGGTGGTTGGGTACTGTCCGTTGCGTTTTCTCCTGACGGGCGGTCACTGGTAGCGGGCGGGCTCAACAAAACTGGCGATGTCTGGGACGTGGGCCGGATCACGGGTCGGGTGCGGGCACCGGTCGAGCGGTCTGCAACCGAACTCGAAGCGGACTGGAAGGATCTCGCGGGCGACGCGGCAAAAGGGTTCGCGGCGCTGGGCCGGTTGGTTCTTTCGCCCCAAAGTGGAGCGCCGTTTCTGGCCGAACGGCTCCGGACCGCGTCGAACGCGGACCCCAAACCGATTGAGCGCCTGATCGGGGATCTGGACAACGAAACGTTCGCGGTTCGTGAGCGAGCCACGAAGGAACTGACGGCTCTCGGGGATCGTGTGGCCCATTCGCTCCGAAAGGCGCTGGCCGGCAACCCGTCTCCAGAAGCTCGGCAGCGGCTGAACGCACTACTGGCTCGAATCGACGGCGCGGAACCGTCCGTGGAAACGCTTCGCGAGATACGAGCGGTGGAAGCGCTCGAAGCCATCGGGACCGCGGATGCCCGGAAGTTGCTCGATGTACTCGCGGCGGGGCCTTCTGAAATGCGCCTGGCGCAGGAGGCGAAGGCGTCCGCCGACCGGCTGGCTAAACGGAGTGCCGCTTCCACACGATCGCCCGCAGGGTGCACGCACTATGAACTCGTGACGTGGTGAGGGCTTACGGCTACACCGAGGTCATCAGGAGGATGCCCGATGCCGTTGCCGCTCGCTACTGTGCTTGCCGACGTACCGGACCCGCGCCGTGATACCGAGAACAAGCTGCACCTGTTGACCGACATCCTGACCATCGCAACGTGCGCGATCATCGCCGGGGCCGACGGGTGGGAGCAGATCGCCGCCTACGGCGAGGCCAAGGAGGAGTTCTTCGGGCGGTTCCTCGAACTACCCAACGGGATCCCGAGTCACGACACGTTCGGTCGGGTGTTCGCCAAGCTCGACCCGGATGCGTTCGCCGACCGGTTCGGGCGGTGGATGGCTTCGGCGTGTGAAGCCACCGGACTGGTTCAGGTGGCCATCGACGGCAAGAGCGCCCGGCACTCACCCACGGGCACGTTCACCGGGTGCCTGCACTTGGTCGAGGCGTGGGCGGTCGAGAACCGGTTGATCCTGGGGATGCGGTCGGTGCCCGAGGGCGGACACGAGATCACCACGATCCCGGACCTACTGGGGGCGCTGGACCTGGCCGGGGCGTTGGTGACCATCGACGCGGCCGGGTGTCAGAAGGCGACGGTGGCCCAGATCCGCGAGCAGGGCGGGGATTACCTGGTGTGCGTGAAGGGGAACCAGAAGGGGTTGCGGGACGCAGTGGCGGATGTGTTCGCGCGGGCCGGTGAGGCCGAGTTCGCCGGGTGTGACATGGCCTCGGAGGTGAGTGCGGGGCACGGGCGCGACGAGGAGCGGTATGTGACGGTGGTCCAGGCCCCGGATGGGTTGCCGGACGGGTGGACCGATGTCGGGGCGGTGGCATTGGTGTGCCGGGAGCGGTCGGTGAGCGGGGCGCGGGCCGAAAGCACCGCCCACTACTACCTGACGAGTCTGCACGTGGGCGCGGACGTGTTGGCCGGTTACATCCGCAATCACTGGGGCATCGAGAACGGGCTCCACTGGGTGCTCGATGTGTCGTTCCGAGAAGACGAGAGCCGCGCCCGGGCCGGCCACGCGGGTGCCAACCTGGGGATGCTCCGTCGCGTCGCGGTGTCGCTGCTCAAGTGCGCCGGGACCAAGGGCAGCATTCAAACCCGGCGCATGAGGGCCGGGTGGGACGACGATTACTTGCTCAAAGTGCTACAAGGCATCAACGCCGAATATAGTGCGTGAGCCCTGCGATCGCCCGTGCCACAAAAGTAGGCGCACGGGCGGCAATCTCGTTCGGTCAGTTACTTCGTCGTCACCCAAGTGACGACCACCGTTTCGCCTTCGAGCTTCGCGCTATATCCCGGCCCTTGCTGCGTTTCCGACCAGGGGAAACTGAGCGGCTTTTTGCCGGCTTGAGGTGCTTGCAGCAGCGTGGCCGGTTTGCCGTCGCGGACGCTGCGAATTTCGAGCTGGTATTCGCGCTTACTCCCGCTGAGCCCGAGCGGCGCGGGCGGGAGGGGCAGGTCGGCGCGGATCGTTTGGCCGACCATCGCGAACGTACCCGTCACCATCGTCACACTCGCGGGGAGCGGCGTCGTGCGTTCCTGGGTCACCTTCACGCGGACGAGCGCGTCGGACCCGCCTGCGGCCTTGTTCGTCGCCTTGGTGTCACCGGCCCATTCGCCGGTTACCTTCACCGCGCGCTTGTCCGGGGCCACTTCCACTTTGACGTTCTTCGCGCTGGCCGGGGAGGTGCCGAGCGCCGCTTCCGTGATACTGTGCCCGGGCCGGGCCGCGATGTACTTGGTGAACGTGGTCGCGCCCTTGTCGCCGGGAACCGGGACCGCGACCGATTCGACCGTCGTGGCGCGGTCCACTTTGGTCCCGGAGTCGGTCACTTTCAGGACGGCCATCGTCGTGCCCTCGCGCGGTTTTTCGACCGTCGCGGACCCGGATTGCTTCGCGGCCTGTTTCCCGTTGTGCGCAACGAGCGAAATGGGGAATGTGCCCGACTTCTCGAACGTCACGAGTCGGTCGATTTTGCCCCCCGCGGTCACTTCTACGCCGTTTTCGCCAAAGTCCCACACACATGTACTCGCATTGGCAACGTCGGCGGTGAGGCGGAACGTTGCCGGTGCGGTCGTACCGGACACGGGCTGCACCGCGAATGCGTTAATGCTCGGTGGAGGGCCATTTTGTGTCGCCGCGGCTACGTCGATCGGAACCGTGCGCTCGTTCTCGTCGCCCAGGTAGTTGCGGACCGTGAGCTTGACCGTGTAACTGCCCGGTTTGGCATACGTGTGCGAAACGTGCTGGTCGGCGGCGTAGGGTTCGAGGGGGGTGCCGTCGCCGAAGTCCCACCAGCCGCTCTCGCCGCTGGCGCGGTTGTCGCAGGCCAGGGTCAACCCGTCGGGGTTGACGGCGAAGTTCGCGACCGGTTTGGTCGGCTTCACCACGCGATCAACGACCGCGGTCGCGTAGGTCCCGGCTGCGCCGCCCCCGAGACCGAGGAAACCGAGGAGCGCGGCCTTGAGCCAGCCGCTCGAACCCGACTTCGCGGGCGTCGAGTGTGAAGTGGGTGCGGGTGTCGGGGCGTGAGCAGTATCGGACATCGCGCGGCCCTCCGTGACCGGGAAGAATTTCGGATTACGGAGGATACGCCGGAAGGGAAAATTAGAGCAAGACGAACCGGAAACACGTTCGTCACGTGGCAATAGCTTGTAATGACAACGAACGGGCACCGTTGTGGTGCCGCGGTGACGTCTACGATCGGAATTTCGTCAAGCCGAAAATCAGCATCCCGAACACCATCGCCAGGAGCATGAGCACCGTGACTGGTTGTGTCTGGCCGCGATCGGGTTCGGACCCGGTCTCCGGGGCGAGGTGTACTCGCGCGGGCGCGACAGGGACTGCTTGTGCGCGGGTCGGCTCGGCGCCCCTCGGCGCGCGGGTGTTCCGGTCGCCGCGTTCTTCCAGTTGAGCCAAACCGACGGCGAGGCCGATCCCGGTCAGGACGACACCCGCGATGATTCCCGCGATCACGACCGGATTCTGAGCGAGATCTTTGACCGCGTTCGGACCGCCGCCCACACCCAGCGACCAAGCCAAAAACACAACTCCGAGAGCGAGTGCGACGGCCACGACGCCAAAAATAACACTGAACAGCACTTGAAACAGCACGATCAGGCAGGCCCGAGGAAAAGTAGTCGGTAACCCACCCATCAGCACCAGTACGAGAACCAGCACGTTGAACGGCAACGAAACCAGCGCGCTGGCGAACGCCGTGTCGATTATGTCAGCCGGGTTGATGAAGGCGAGGTCGGTGACGAACTGTGTCACGCCCCAGTTGATTACGAAGTTGAGCACGTTCGCGATCATCAGGAGGGTGATCGACCAATCGAGAGACGGGAGCGGGACCGCGGCCACGCGCCGGCGCCCGCCCCGGATCATGACGTTCGCAGCGCGGAGCGAGGCACGAAGGACGATCGCGCCGATGAACGAGGAGACCAGCGTTAATATGACGAGGTGGAGAATCCATGCGTTGCCCATCCAAGTCTCTCCGAAATGACCGCGCCGGAACTCTGGGTAATGTCGTTTATCGTTGGTCGATGGTCGTTCGGTCAGCTTACCACGTAGTCGGGGTGGACCGGTACCACTTTGGCCGTTCGCCCGGTCCGCCTACCTCAGCACATGAACGGCGACCTCGCACTCGGGGTAGCGGTCGGTGGCCGGGTCGCGCCGGACCTGTGTGACAACGAACCCGCACTTCTGGAGGACTCGAAGGGACGCCTCGTTACTCGTGGCGGCGGTGGCAACGAGCGGCCGTTTCGTGACCCCGTCCAGCAGCAGGTGCAACGCCCGGCTTGCAACTCCCTTTCCCCAATGCGCCCGGTCGATCCAGTACCCGACGTGATCCTCGCCGTCCATTGGGAAGCACGAGATGATCCCGATGAACTCTCCACCGACGAGGATCGCCCGGGCGGTGATGTTCGGGTCGTCCAGGGACTTCGCCCAATGTGAGTCGAACGCCTCCCGGGTTCGAGGAATCGTGGCCGCCATCCGGTTCGAGTCCGGGTCGAGCTGCAGGTCGTACATCCGGGGCAGGTCGCCCGACTCGACCGGGCGGAGTCGAACCCGGTCATCCACCGGCGGGGCGTCGTTCCCCAACTTCTGAGCAATGAGATAGACGTGGCCCTCGGGGTACTGGTCGTATTCCAGGTGGCGGCAGACGCAGCCCGCTTCGGCGAGGACTCGCAGGGTCTTGGGGACGCCGAGCGTGGCGTGGTACATGGGCGGTCCCATGTACGAGTTCTGCTTCTCGTCCGGTGTGTCCGTCCCGCCCATCGTGAAGACGAGCACCCCGCTCGCAGACAGCCCCCGGCACAGCTTCGTCAGAACCGCTTCCTGCTCGGCCAGCGGGACGTGCCACACGCTGTCCCACGCCACGATCAGGTCATATGACCGAGGCAGTTCCCACCCGCAAATGTCGGCGTGGAACAGCCGGGCGTCGGGGTGGCGGTCCCGGGCGAGGGCGAGCATCGCCGGGGACACGTCGAGGCCGTCCGTGCGGAACCCGTGCCCGCCCAACAGCCCCATCAACCGCCCCGTGCCGCACCCCACATCGAGGGCGGCGCCCCTATGCTTCACGAAACCGACGGCCCGCTCGATCTGGGCGAACCCGTAGGTCGAGACGTCGAGCCACTGGTCGGCGATCTGGTCGTAGCTGGCGGCGACTTGTTCGGGAGTCATGTGCTCAACAGCTCCACTGTATGTCCGGCTGCTCGTAGGGCGGCGACTGCCTCCGGGAACCGCTCGGCCTTCACCAGCAAGTAGTCCGTGTCGAACGTCGAGAACGCGAACACTCCGATCCCGGCCCTCGCGATCGGCGCGGTGAGTGACGCCAGCACGCCGACGAGGGTGAACGGCATTGCCCCGGCCACACGGAGGCACCGCCATCCGCGATCACAGTGCGTACCCTCGGGGACCAGTTCCTGCCGACACACCACCGATAACTCGTCGGCCGTCCGGCTGAGGTTGAACACGTCACCCGCCGTCGCCCAGGCCGGGGCCGCCGAACCGGGCGGCAGCTTGCAGACGGCGAACCGCCCGGCCACTTCGAGCAGTGTGAGCGGGGGTGGGGTCGCCCCGTGGCTCAGCGCGGCGGCATCGGTCGTGAACGTCACCGGCTTCATCGCAGTTTCGTTGACGGTCAGCCGGAACACGTCCGGCCGGGCGTAGTGGCCCACCACGTCGAAGTCGAACTTGGCGCGCACGAGGTCGGCCCGGTCCAGGTCGGCGACCAGCACCGCCTCCTCGCCGTACACTGGTCCGGCGAGCAGTTGCCCGAGCGGGCCGACGACACAACTGCCGCCCCGAATCAGCCAGTCCTGGTCGGCCGGGAACCGCCCGGTCGGGTAGCCGGGCGGCAGGTCGGTTCGCCGCAACACCTGACACGCCGACAGGACGAAGCACCGACCTTCAAGGGCGATGTGCCGCACCGTGGGCACCC
The Gemmata palustris DNA segment above includes these coding regions:
- a CDS encoding reverse transcriptase family protein, whose translation is MSAPRSAPAWLLLPLPANADTDAGLIATVEQYCATLPEAFKKLHDALDHVRALASYEPAVNRANVLIWEHLEALLSATEKKARLELIRYARDHFPERACSRVLRRFAKDPDMEVRRVVARAVRKAKIEEVAIPAQKDGDWNPTGWLLPSEGLKITRHKPGTRTQERSGVPILGKLKDVRKLLNIKSPNQLGFFLLASDHKNGPYTTHTIPKRDGSERKICAPKKQLKWVQKQILKHILSKVPPHPAAHGFVNGRSTVSNATPHVGAELIVKFDLKDFFPTIHYFRVMGLFASFGYQVDNCMFGTKDDAKQIAPVLARLCCYTPDPTQWGTATLPQGAPTSPAISNLVCRRLDARLMGLAKANKGTFTRYADDLTFSFPKAEGMNLGRFRWWVDQVCQREGFVVNQEKFRVIRDSQRQVVTGIVVNDALRVPRELRRELRAILHNCTTHDIESQAKRHPKFNGNVPAFTQYLRGIAAYLNMVQPEHGGALLRRVNELLGGPIEGADETPDVKAGDE
- a CDS encoding HEAT repeat domain-containing protein gives rise to the protein MRVPNDHPLARTYVLLDPDLNTGAAESFRGTVEVAEREGLVELLLNRETSASAASAAIRSLEHDESPLTRNALARALRSPHPSIRILATGEMVRRKMVPGTATDLFQLLTTDPFWQVRRAAVNALAEGAPRELLAPASNDPHWRVRYALGQWLEEWGRDLTARDNVLELLLTPAPHSARLRDYLFYRWTGNAPAERTANDPQSWCPFWDWDPAVLARNLELLGRSGRREALNVLVRLINHPDERVRAWVILALREDGTPEQWEGAIGLLGDPREDTAPVLEALTRGIELDRIEEVAKFILCRPPTLPPLLETLPGYSSITAKSWAAAQAGEAFPVEDVRAELERLKPDLPDSNTIAPSLFAPDHPHARAAALTSDRAKELVENPTRETSWFVLSRAAKMCRVPVWKLAPETPWKLPATPRAPAEPLELPRIALVRPRQIGPDGPIVSPLGVSGHYGLPVEGYVRAAERGVNLFFWEPNYATLTRFVTRLSPSDRREVHMLVGTFEADPAKIRKDVERALRNMKLERLSIFLIFWTQSWQRITPDVREELESLKRDGLVQMFGLSTHNRGIARDAIIEGWNPVMVRHSAAHRKAETEVLPFARERGTSIFTFNNTCYGRLLDPSFRPSDCFRYTLNTPGVSACFTAPSTLEYLEENLDALQNPELPDDVRDRLLKRGEWMYREDTVFRKTVRAEV
- a CDS encoding Mrp/NBP35 family ATP-binding protein; amino-acid sequence: MNPQMPPKVSLPGVKQVIAVASGKGGVGKSTVAANLAMALHMSGKAVGLMDADIYGPSVPIMFGLGMVDPKTTAFPIERYGIRLMSMGFLVDVNQAVIWRGPKVAQAVQSFLTQIDWGQLDYLIIDLPPGTGDAQLTLSQSAPLTGAVVVTTPGEVSLIDARKGVKMFGEVRVPILGIVENMSYFEDAAGNKTPIFGVGGGSKLAEESGVPFLGELPIDPRVAQCGDHGEPIVRKYPDSAVAKAYLALARTVADVANKPAAPALPHVQL
- a CDS encoding DUF971 domain-containing protein, yielding MADELRPLSLKREGDGLKIEWSDGATTTASWKTLRAKCPCATCNEERGKPVDPFRILSPQEVAAGAPVPVAMTPVGHYAYQIKWNDGHDTGIYPLTLLRELSERSA
- a CDS encoding sigma-70 family RNA polymerase sigma factor; amino-acid sequence: MDHGLHSIIQRTVGDVRPDAELLALIRDDQTATAELLSRHGPLVWGVCRHLLGEADAEDAFQATFLVLLRSSVRDGTVLASWLHGVALRVSLAARRAAGRRRTHERDAAAPEPAAPSLPDDWENTMAAVHREVAALPEADRTAFILCVLEGLTQAETARRLGSTPGAVAGHVARAKKRLVARLTERGVVPGLAALGIASVAGAVPPGVVGHVLNLTRANASPAVLWLAKGATDMTALSTKLILAVVAVTVGLIASVVAAGFGPPPAVPATPAPAGAKPPEPAEGEPKPAQVLAGHTDRVTSVAFSPDGRWIATAAWDGTARLWDATTGKETRKLEFPATKGNNEFGHIAFSPDGTLIVTSVRESQDKWVVVVWDQRTGEKVRSLPAETGSVAISPDGKLIACGGYQHVGFYETATGKLVREIHGGEKQLRIESLTFAPDGKTLLSTGHPPTPQRGDGITRLTIMPDVVRVWDVATGKEHPSPMNGQVVGRLGQHVALSTDGRTLVHSSDKNIILRDTATGRDRAKLTGHKDAICDFAFSPDGRTLATGSMDGTVRLWDLPSGKELGRFGQEVDPTKGGWVLSVAFSPDGRSLVAGGLNKTGDVWDVGRITGRVRAPVERSATELEADWKDLAGDAAKGFAALGRLVLSPQSGAPFLAERLRTASNADPKPIERLIGDLDNETFAVRERATKELTALGDRVAHSLRKALAGNPSPEARQRLNALLARIDGAEPSVETLREIRAVEALEAIGTADARKLLDVLAAGPSEMRLAQEAKASADRLAKRSAASTRSPAGCTHYELVTW
- a CDS encoding ISAs1 family transposase, whose amino-acid sequence is MPLPLATVLADVPDPRRDTENKLHLLTDILTIATCAIIAGADGWEQIAAYGEAKEEFFGRFLELPNGIPSHDTFGRVFAKLDPDAFADRFGRWMASACEATGLVQVAIDGKSARHSPTGTFTGCLHLVEAWAVENRLILGMRSVPEGGHEITTIPDLLGALDLAGALVTIDAAGCQKATVAQIREQGGDYLVCVKGNQKGLRDAVADVFARAGEAEFAGCDMASEVSAGHGRDEERYVTVVQAPDGLPDGWTDVGAVALVCRERSVSGARAESTAHYYLTSLHVGADVLAGYIRNHWGIENGLHWVLDVSFREDESRARAGHAGANLGMLRRVAVSLLKCAGTKGSIQTRRMRAGWDDDYLLKVLQGINAEYSA